A single region of the Oryzias melastigma strain HK-1 linkage group LG23, ASM292280v2, whole genome shotgun sequence genome encodes:
- the LOC112157167 gene encoding rab-3A-interacting protein isoform X2, giving the protein MACSGGQSNAETLEGFHEVNLASPTTPDLQNQTEQRPPARQSTPPTSLYRTHSLGPPPSSLPTSLRADQLPTQPVYSAPRHSHNGSVPGLEAESGESNFLSGEEGEECSALSESLSRLRSPSVMEVREKGYERLKEELAKAQREAHKMVREANVKQANAEKQLKEALGKIDVLQAEVQALKTLVLSSPSSPVGELPSAGGGGVKTPFRKGHSRNKSTSSAILGTQPDPSATEPIVRECREVDSQLFSEFKAWKEEPTLSRSCCFLERVYREDIYPCLTFSKSELGSAILEAVEQNTLSVEPVGFQPLPVVKASAVECGGPKKCALSGQTKTCKHRIKFGDSSSYYYVSPFCRYKITAVCNFFTYIRYIQQGLVKQQDVEQMFWEVMQLRREMSFAKLGYFRDQL; this is encoded by the exons ATGGCCTGCAGCGGCGGTCAGAGCAACGCCGAAACTCTGGAGGGCTTCCACGAGGTGAACTTGGCCTCGCCCACCACACCTGACCTCCAG AACCAAACAGAACAGCGCCCTCCCGCCCGTCAGAGCACCCCGCCCACCTCTCTGTATCGCACACACTCTCTGGGACCGCCCCCCTCCAGCCTCCCCACCTCCCTGCGGGCCGACCAGCTTCCCACGCAGCCGGTTTACTCGGCGCCGCGGCACAGCCACAATGGAAG CGTGCCGGGTCTGGAGGCGGAGTCCGGTGAGAGCAACTTCCTGTCTGGAGAGGAAGGGGAGGAGTGCAGCGCTCTGAGTGAGAGCCTGTCGAGGCTGAGAAGCCCGTCGGTGATGGAGGTCCGAGAGAAAGGATACGAgaggctgaaggaggagctggcCAAAGCTCAGAGG GAAGCCCATAAGATGGTGAGAGAAGCAAACGTCAAGCAGGCAAACGCTGAGAAGCAGCTGAAAGAAGCTCTGGGGAAG ATCGACGTGCTGCAGGCTGAGGTCCAGGCCCTGAAGACGCTGGTGCTCTCCTCTCCCAGCTCCCCGGTCGGTGAGCTCCCCTcagcaggaggtggaggagtcAAGACTCCCTTCAGGAAGGGCCacagcagaaacaaaagcaCCTCCTCTGCCATTCTGGGGACGCAGCCCGACCCATCGGCCACCGAGCCCATCGTTCGGGAGTGCAGGGAG GTGGACAGTCAGCTGTTCAGCGAGTTCAAGGCGTGGAAGGAGGAGCCCACACTGAGCCGGAGCTGCTGCTTCTTGGAGAGGGTTTACAGGGAGGACATCTACCCTTGCCTCACCTTCAGCAAGAGCGAG CTGGGTTCGGCCATCTTGGAGGCGGTGGAGCAGAACACGCTCAGTGTGGAGCCCGTGGGCTTCCAGCCGCTGCCCGTGGTCAAGGCGTCGGCGGTGGAGTGCGGCGGACCAAA AAAATGTGCCCTGAGCGGTCAGACCAAAACCTGCAAGCACAGAATCAAGTTTGGAGACTCGTCCAGCTACTACTACGTCTCCCCCTTCTGTAGATACAAA ATCACAGCCGTCTGCAACTTCTTCACCTACATCCGCTACATCCAACAAGGGCTGGTCAAGCAGCAGGACG TGGAGCAGATGTTCTGGGAGGTGATGCAGCTCCGCAGGGAGATGTCCTTCGCCAAGCTCGGCTACTTCAGGGACCAGCTGTGA
- the LOC112157167 gene encoding rab-3A-interacting protein isoform X1: protein MACSGGQSNAETLEGFHEVNLASPTTPDLQNQTEQRPPARQSTPPTSLYRTHSLGPPPSSLPTSLRADQLPTQPVYSAPRHSHNGSVPGLEAESGESNFLSGEEGEECSALSESLSRLRSPSVMEVREKGYERLKEELAKAQRELLLKDEECERLSKVRDQLGQELEELTASLFQEAHKMVREANVKQANAEKQLKEALGKIDVLQAEVQALKTLVLSSPSSPVGELPSAGGGGVKTPFRKGHSRNKSTSSAILGTQPDPSATEPIVRECREVDSQLFSEFKAWKEEPTLSRSCCFLERVYREDIYPCLTFSKSELGSAILEAVEQNTLSVEPVGFQPLPVVKASAVECGGPKKCALSGQTKTCKHRIKFGDSSSYYYVSPFCRYKITAVCNFFTYIRYIQQGLVKQQDVEQMFWEVMQLRREMSFAKLGYFRDQL from the exons ATGGCCTGCAGCGGCGGTCAGAGCAACGCCGAAACTCTGGAGGGCTTCCACGAGGTGAACTTGGCCTCGCCCACCACACCTGACCTCCAG AACCAAACAGAACAGCGCCCTCCCGCCCGTCAGAGCACCCCGCCCACCTCTCTGTATCGCACACACTCTCTGGGACCGCCCCCCTCCAGCCTCCCCACCTCCCTGCGGGCCGACCAGCTTCCCACGCAGCCGGTTTACTCGGCGCCGCGGCACAGCCACAATGGAAG CGTGCCGGGTCTGGAGGCGGAGTCCGGTGAGAGCAACTTCCTGTCTGGAGAGGAAGGGGAGGAGTGCAGCGCTCTGAGTGAGAGCCTGTCGAGGCTGAGAAGCCCGTCGGTGATGGAGGTCCGAGAGAAAGGATACGAgaggctgaaggaggagctggcCAAAGCTCAGAGG GAGCTGCTGTTGAAGGATGAGGAGTGTGAAAGGTTGTCTAAAGTCAGAGACCAGCTCGgccaggagctggaggagctcaCCGCCAGTCTCTTCCAG GAAGCCCATAAGATGGTGAGAGAAGCAAACGTCAAGCAGGCAAACGCTGAGAAGCAGCTGAAAGAAGCTCTGGGGAAG ATCGACGTGCTGCAGGCTGAGGTCCAGGCCCTGAAGACGCTGGTGCTCTCCTCTCCCAGCTCCCCGGTCGGTGAGCTCCCCTcagcaggaggtggaggagtcAAGACTCCCTTCAGGAAGGGCCacagcagaaacaaaagcaCCTCCTCTGCCATTCTGGGGACGCAGCCCGACCCATCGGCCACCGAGCCCATCGTTCGGGAGTGCAGGGAG GTGGACAGTCAGCTGTTCAGCGAGTTCAAGGCGTGGAAGGAGGAGCCCACACTGAGCCGGAGCTGCTGCTTCTTGGAGAGGGTTTACAGGGAGGACATCTACCCTTGCCTCACCTTCAGCAAGAGCGAG CTGGGTTCGGCCATCTTGGAGGCGGTGGAGCAGAACACGCTCAGTGTGGAGCCCGTGGGCTTCCAGCCGCTGCCCGTGGTCAAGGCGTCGGCGGTGGAGTGCGGCGGACCAAA AAAATGTGCCCTGAGCGGTCAGACCAAAACCTGCAAGCACAGAATCAAGTTTGGAGACTCGTCCAGCTACTACTACGTCTCCCCCTTCTGTAGATACAAA ATCACAGCCGTCTGCAACTTCTTCACCTACATCCGCTACATCCAACAAGGGCTGGTCAAGCAGCAGGACG TGGAGCAGATGTTCTGGGAGGTGATGCAGCTCCGCAGGGAGATGTCCTTCGCCAAGCTCGGCTACTTCAGGGACCAGCTGTGA
- the tmem19 gene encoding transmembrane protein 19, translated as MGSKREVLTQEYIKMMTDMIVLCVTLALSLFFWVVSLTVSAVSGNLQPVSPWRWLFSILVPLMLTARALKRRSLDRSGALGALLVGFVLTMANYSFFSALLAFFVTSSRLTRWGAAKKKKIDADYKEGGQRNWVQVFCNGGVPTELALLYMIEVGPGEIPIDFGKQYSASWMSLSLLGALACSAGDTWASEVGPVLSESKPRLITTWKEVPAGTNGGVTTVGLVASFLGGAAVGVAYFVTQLVTVSDLHLADPQWPIVVYGGLAGLLGSMLDSFLGAHMQYSGFDASIGKVVSYESATTQRICGKPILDNNAVNLFSSVLIALFLPGMAWGAWPR; from the exons ATGGGTTCTAAGAGAGAGGTTCTGACCCAAGAGTACATCAAGATGATGACGGATATGATCGTGCTGTGTGTCACTCTGGCACTGTCGCTCTTCTTCTGGGTCGTCTCCCTCACCGTGAGCGCCGTCTCTG GTAATCTGCAGCCCGTGTCGCCATGGCGATGGCTGTTCTCCATCCTGGTTCCCCTGATGCTGACGGCCCGCGCGCTGAAGCGGCGCAGTCTGGACCGGTCCGGCGCTCTGGGAG CTCTCCTCGTCGGGTTCGTGTTGACCATGGCCAATTACAGCTTCTTCTCGGCGCTGCTGGCGTTCTTCGTCACGTCCTCCAGGCTGACTCGCTGGGGGGCcgccaagaagaagaagatagaCGCAGACTACAAGGAAG GAGGTCAGAGGAACTGGGTGCAGGTCTTCTGTAACGGCGGCGTGCCCACAGAGCTGGCCCTGCTCTACATGATCGAG GTGGGTCCGGGGGAGATCCCCATCGACTTCGGCAAACAGTACTCCGCCTCGTGGATGAGCCTCTCGCTGCTGGGGGCGCTGGCCTGCAGCGCCGGGGACACCTGGGCGTCGGAGGTGGGGCCGGTTCTGAGCGAATCAAAGCCCAGACTCATCACGACCTGGAAGGAAGTCCCAGCAG GAACCAACGGGGGAGTCACGACCGTCGGATTGGTGGCGAGCTTCCTGGGCGGCGCAGCGGTAGGCGTGGCTTACTTTGTGACTCAGCTTGTGACGGTGAGCGACCTGCACCTGGCGGACCCCCAGTGGCCGATCGTGGTGTACGGCGGCCTGGCCGGCCTGCTGGGCTCCATGCTGGACTCCTTCCTGGGCGCTCACATGCAGTACTCAG GGTTCGACGCCAGCATCGGAAAAGTGGTGAGCTACGAGTCCGCCACGACGCAGCGGATCTGCGGGAAGCCCATCCTGGACAACAACGCCGTCAACCTGTTCTCCAGCGTCCTCATCGCCCTCTTCCTGCCCGGGATGGCGTGGGGGGCGTGGCCTCGATAG
- the lg23h12orf66 gene encoding KICSTOR complex protein C12orf66 homolog, which translates to MTEAEELRPVPRERAILESFFTQLGMLSFDRAKDYVEKEKDLSRGAGPMWSALLAALAHLSAAEKVYHHMTFLGQKIGGQSFFSRKDSIRTVYTSLYNELKKVVTMGRHSQPASSSSSSSYLEDLLSHLSEQLCHFTQARMEMADLYEKLHSLGSQKSVNSEELVATLEVVLHKYSSKFHHPILGRVEESFQTEVDVVTQLLRCQAQVSEWSFLPALLSLHGAQSKLAAWGQLFQRQKETRKNLFGGQSQKTVQPPHLYTWLQRFQAALLAKFSFYFHDALSRQTTPADMRAQTARTTPDYHGKICAFIRKHDASNVSLVFDNRGSESYQGPGYHHPHSYREAPKGKDQFPAIVSLPSGERPHTHWPNVIMMMGDRAAELNTLDKVVHFYDDKVQSTYYLTRPEPHFTLVVIFDGRKSEKDLQIAAFLQEISGSLRNSKPFSWLKPGSKG; encoded by the exons ATGACGGAGGCGGAGGAGCTCCGTCCCGTCCCCCGGGAGCGCGCCATCCTGGAGAGCTTCTTCACGCAGCTGGGGATGCTGTCGTTCGACCGGGCCAAGGACTACGTGGAGAAGGAGAAGGACCTGAGCCGCGGCGCCGGGCCCATGTGGAGCGCGCTGCTGGCGGCTCTGGCTCACCTGTCCGCCGCGGAGAAGGTCTACCACCACATGACGTTCCTGGGGCAGAAGATCG GCGGTCAGTCCTTCTTCAGCCGCAAAGACTCCATCCGCACCGTCTACACGTCCCTCTACAACGAGCTGAAGAAGGTGGTGACCATGGGGCGCCACAGCCAGccggcctcctcctcctcgtcttcctcgTACCTGGAGGACCTGCTGTCTCACCTGTCCGAGCAGCTCTGCCACTTCACACAGGCCCGCATGGAGATGGCCGACCTGTACGAGAAGCTGCACTCGCTGGGCAGCCAGAAGAGCGTCAACTCGGAGGAGCTGGTCGCCACACTGGAGGTCGTCCTGCACAAGTACAGCTCCAA GTTCCATCACCCCATCCTGGGCCGGGTGGAGGAGAGCTTCCAGACGGAGGTGGACGTGGTGACCCAGCTGCTGCGCTGCCAGGCTCAGGTGTCGGAGTGGAGCTTCCTGCCCGCCCTGCTCAGCCTCCACGGCGCCCAGTCCAAGCTGGCGGCGTGGGGCCAGCTGTTCCAGCGGCAGAAAGAGACGCGCAAGAACCTGTTCGGCGGCCAGTCGCAGAAGACCGTGCAGCCGCCTCACCTGTACACGTGGCTGCAGCGCTTCCAGGCGGCGCTGCTCGCCAAGTTCAGCTTCTACTTCCACGACGCCCTGAGCCGGCAGACCACGCCGGCCGACATGCGGGCGCAGACGGCCCGCACCACGCCGGACTACCACGGGAAGATCTGCGCCTTCATCCGGAAGCACGACGCCAGCAACGTGTCTCTGGTGTTCGACAACCGCGGCTCCGAGAGCTACCAGGGTCCCGGCTACCACCACCCGCACTCGTACCGGGAGGCGCCGAAGGGCAAGGACCAGTTCCCCGCCATCGTGTCGCTGCCGTCCGGTGAGCGGCCGCACACGCACTGGCCCAACGTCATCATGATGATGGGCGACCGCGCCGCCGAGCTCAACACTCTGGACAAGGTGGTGCACTTCTACGACGACAAGGTCCAGAGCACGTACTACCTGACGCGGCCCGAGCCGCACTTCACGCTGGTGGTCATCTTCGACGGCAGGAAGTCGGAGAAGGACCTCCAGATCGCCGCCTTCCTGCAGGAGATCAGCGGCTCCCTGAGGAACTCCAAACCCTTCAGCTGGCTCAAACCGGGATCCAAGGGCTGA